Proteins encoded in a region of the Dorea longicatena genome:
- the smc gene encoding chromosome segregation protein SMC, which produces MYLKSIEVQGFKSFANKIKFEFHNGITGIVGPNGSGKSNVADAVRWVLGEQRVKQLRGGNMQDVIFSGTENRKPLSYASVAITLDNSDHKLPVDYEEVTVARKLYRSGESEYLINGRACRLKDVNELFYDTGIGKEGYSIIGQGQIDKILSGKPDERRELFDEAAGIVKFKRRKSMSVKKLEDERQNLVRVNDILSELEKQVGPLERQSEKAREYLKRKEELKTYDINMFLLEMERIRDQIRGLEEKLRITKGELEEATRQYADTKTEYEAIEEQVEVIDASVEKANRQLNETTILKQQLENQIALLKEQIHSARMNDEHFEQRASVIDSEMDVREGQMKELQTEKDSIVKQMEEKQSEEDQIKNELTELQAKIAQITGSVDEKKNHIMEILNNRASTKAQIQKFDTMMEQIQVRKSQINREILANDSEIAEENENLNKYQMELKVISDKIIALNNENKEYESNIKTLQAQISRESQKLQIGQSAFHREQSRLESLKNITERYDGYGNSIRKVMDNKEREKGLLGVVADIVKVEKDYEIAIETALGGNIQNIVTEDEDTAKRMINFLKKNKFGRATFLPLTSIRANSGINRPEALKEPGVVGTANKLVQVENKYKTLADYLLGRTLVVDHIDHATMIARKYHQSIRIVTLEGELINPGGSMTGGAFKNSSNLLSRRREIEEFEKTVQKLKQEMTETEQQICGLKDERAGYYEKTDAISAELQKAYVVQNTAKMNADQSSAKIQSFKQQFDNLRNEAAKLDIQINEIMDNQESINIELDTSESLENDLNINIEKEQKELEEIHAKESFKTRKSEQIHLEYAGLEQKYTFITENIIRIREEMDKFRAELEELTKNKGGNSQEIAEKEKKIQELKTTIDNSGDLFDEIKLQIERSKREREELNKRHKSFFEKREEISKHMTDLDKEVYRLESQREGYEEASEKQINYMWEEYELTLNHAKELRNPNLTDLADMKRRIQELKGEIRALGNVNVNAIEEYKSVSERYEFLKGQHDDLVEAAETLEQIIEELDNAMRKQFKEQFARIAAEFDQVFKEMFGGGKGTLELMEDEDILEAGIRIIAQPPGKKLQNMMQLSGGEKALTAIALLFAIQNLKPSPFCLLDEIEAALDDNNVDRFAQYLHKLTKYTQFIVITHRRGTMTAADRLYGITMQEKGVSTLVSVSLLENELDK; this is translated from the coding sequence ATGTATTTAAAAAGCATAGAAGTGCAGGGATTTAAATCATTTGCCAATAAAATTAAATTCGAATTCCATAATGGAATCACCGGCATTGTCGGTCCGAACGGAAGTGGAAAAAGTAACGTAGCAGATGCGGTCAGATGGGTGCTTGGGGAACAGCGTGTGAAGCAGTTAAGAGGCGGCAACATGCAGGATGTTATTTTTTCCGGTACTGAGAACAGAAAGCCGCTTAGTTATGCATCGGTGGCGATCACTCTGGACAATTCAGACCATAAGCTTCCGGTTGATTACGAAGAAGTTACGGTAGCAAGAAAGCTATACCGTTCCGGAGAAAGCGAATATCTGATCAATGGAAGAGCATGCAGATTAAAAGATGTAAATGAACTTTTCTATGATACAGGTATCGGAAAAGAAGGGTATTCGATTATTGGACAGGGACAGATTGATAAGATCTTAAGTGGTAAGCCGGATGAGAGGCGAGAGCTTTTTGATGAAGCAGCAGGAATTGTCAAATTCAAACGAAGAAAAAGTATGTCGGTCAAAAAGTTAGAAGATGAACGCCAGAATCTGGTTCGTGTCAATGATATTCTGTCTGAGTTGGAAAAGCAGGTTGGGCCGTTAGAACGTCAGTCTGAAAAGGCGAGGGAGTATCTGAAACGGAAGGAAGAATTAAAAACATACGATATCAACATGTTCCTGCTGGAAATGGAACGTATCCGAGATCAGATTCGGGGGCTGGAAGAGAAGCTTCGTATTACAAAAGGGGAGCTTGAAGAAGCAACCAGACAATATGCGGATACGAAGACGGAATATGAGGCGATTGAAGAACAGGTGGAAGTGATCGACGCTTCTGTCGAAAAGGCTAACCGTCAATTAAATGAGACGACGATTCTGAAGCAGCAGTTAGAGAACCAGATCGCACTGTTAAAGGAACAGATTCACAGTGCACGGATGAACGATGAACATTTCGAACAGCGGGCCAGCGTGATTGATTCCGAGATGGATGTCCGTGAAGGACAGATGAAAGAACTTCAGACGGAGAAGGATTCCATTGTAAAACAGATGGAAGAAAAACAGTCGGAAGAAGATCAGATTAAGAATGAACTGACGGAATTACAGGCGAAGATAGCACAGATTACAGGATCCGTTGATGAAAAGAAGAATCATATCATGGAGATACTGAATAACAGAGCATCTACGAAAGCTCAGATCCAGAAATTTGATACGATGATGGAACAGATCCAGGTTAGAAAGTCGCAGATCAACCGAGAGATCCTTGCTAATGACAGTGAGATTGCAGAAGAAAATGAAAATCTGAACAAGTATCAGATGGAATTAAAAGTTATCTCAGACAAGATCATAGCCCTGAACAATGAAAATAAAGAATATGAAAGTAACATTAAGACGTTACAGGCGCAGATATCCAGAGAGTCTCAGAAATTACAGATTGGTCAGTCTGCTTTCCACCGGGAGCAGTCAAGACTGGAATCCCTTAAGAATATTACAGAACGTTATGACGGATACGGTAACAGTATTCGTAAAGTTATGGATAATAAGGAGCGTGAGAAGGGACTTCTGGGTGTAGTAGCAGATATCGTAAAGGTTGAAAAAGACTATGAGATTGCTATTGAGACCGCACTTGGCGGTAATATCCAGAATATCGTAACCGAGGATGAAGATACGGCAAAACGTATGATCAATTTCCTGAAGAAGAATAAGTTCGGCCGTGCAACATTCCTGCCTTTAACATCAATCCGTGCGAATTCCGGGATTAATCGTCCGGAAGCCCTTAAAGAACCGGGAGTTGTCGGAACAGCCAACAAACTGGTTCAGGTAGAGAATAAATATAAAACTCTCGCAGATTATCTGCTGGGAAGAACACTGGTAGTAGATCATATTGATCATGCAACAATGATCGCAAGAAAATACCACCAGTCAATCCGTATCGTTACACTGGAAGGGGAACTGATCAATCCGGGTGGTTCCATGACCGGTGGAGCATTTAAGAATTCCAGTAATCTTCTGAGCAGACGAAGAGAAATCGAAGAGTTTGAAAAGACCGTTCAGAAATTAAAACAGGAGATGACGGAGACGGAACAGCAGATCTGTGGCCTGAAAGATGAACGCGCAGGGTATTATGAAAAGACTGACGCAATCAGTGCAGAGCTTCAGAAAGCGTATGTCGTACAGAATACCGCAAAGATGAATGCAGATCAGTCATCTGCAAAGATCCAGAGTTTCAAACAACAATTCGATAATCTGCGAAATGAAGCTGCAAAACTGGATATACAGATCAACGAGATAATGGACAATCAGGAGTCTATTAATATAGAACTGGATACGTCAGAAAGTCTGGAAAATGATCTGAATATCAACATTGAGAAAGAACAAAAAGAGCTGGAAGAGATCCACGCAAAGGAAAGCTTTAAGACCAGAAAATCAGAACAGATTCATCTGGAATATGCAGGATTAGAGCAGAAGTATACATTTATTACGGAAAATATTATCCGTATCCGTGAAGAGATGGATAAATTCCGGGCAGAATTGGAAGAACTGACAAAGAATAAGGGTGGAAATTCTCAGGAAATTGCCGAAAAAGAGAAGAAGATCCAGGAATTGAAAACAACAATTGATAATTCCGGGGATCTGTTTGATGAAATCAAACTTCAGATTGAACGTTCAAAAAGAGAACGTGAGGAATTGAATAAACGGCACAAATCATTCTTCGAAAAACGTGAAGAGATCTCAAAACATATGACAGATCTTGATAAAGAGGTTTATCGTCTGGAAAGTCAGAGGGAAGGGTACGAAGAAGCTTCTGAAAAGCAGATTAATTATATGTGGGAGGAATATGAACTCACACTGAATCACGCAAAAGAACTTAGGAATCCGAACCTGACCGATCTTGCAGATATGAAAAGACGGATCCAGGAGTTAAAAGGTGAGATCCGTGCACTGGGTAATGTCAATGTTAATGCGATAGAAGAATATAAAAGTGTATCCGAGCGTTATGAATTCCTGAAAGGCCAGCATGATGATCTGGTAGAAGCAGCCGAAACACTGGAACAGATTATCGAGGAACTTGATAATGCCATGCGTAAGCAGTTCAAAGAGCAGTTCGCCAGAATTGCAGCCGAGTTCGATCAGGTATTCAAGGAAATGTTCGGAGGCGGAAAAGGAACGCTGGAACTTATGGAAGATGAGGATATTCTGGAGGCGGGTATCCGGATCATTGCCCAGCCGCCTGGAAAGAAGCTGCAGAATATGATGCAGTTGTCCGGTGGAGAAAAAGCATTGACAGCGATAGCACTTCTTTTTGCGATCCAGAATCTGAAGCCGTCACCGTTCTGTCTGCTGGATGAGATCGAAGCGGCACTGGATGATAATAACGTAGACCGTTTTGCACAATATTTGCACAAGTTAACAAAGTATACGCAGTTCATAGTAATCACACATCGACGTGGAACAATGACGGCGGCAGACAGACTGTATGGTATCACTATGCAGGAAAAAGGTGTATCTACACTGGTATCTGTCAGCCTGCTTGAAAATGAACTGGATAAATAG
- the ftsY gene encoding signal recognition particle-docking protein FtsY, whose protein sequence is MGFFEKLVAGLGKTRDNIVSGMDSIFHGFSRIDDDFYEELEEVLIMGDLGVQATYDILDDLKAKVKEKHIKEPMECRELLIESIKEQMDIGETAYEFENRTSVVMVIGVNGVGKTTTIGKLAGKLRAENKKVVIAAADTFRAAAGEQLKEWANRSQAELIGGQEGSDPASVVFDAVAAAKARHADVLMIDTAGRLHNKKNLMEELRKMNKIIDREFPEAYRETLVVLDATTGQNALQQAKEFNDVAEITGIVLTKMDGTAKGGIAVAIHAELGVPVKYIGVGETIDDLQKFNADDFVNALFERPKDDEASEEVSENE, encoded by the coding sequence ATGGGATTTTTTGAAAAACTGGTTGCCGGTCTTGGTAAGACCAGAGACAATATTGTATCAGGAATGGACAGCATCTTTCACGGATTCTCCCGTATCGATGATGACTTTTACGAGGAGCTGGAAGAGGTTCTGATCATGGGAGATCTTGGTGTACAGGCAACATATGATATTCTGGATGATCTGAAGGCAAAAGTAAAAGAAAAACACATCAAAGAACCAATGGAATGCCGGGAACTTCTGATCGAAAGTATCAAAGAACAGATGGACATCGGAGAAACAGCATATGAATTTGAAAACCGCACATCCGTAGTGATGGTAATCGGTGTCAATGGTGTAGGAAAGACTACAACGATCGGAAAGCTTGCAGGAAAGCTTCGTGCAGAGAATAAGAAAGTTGTAATTGCAGCGGCCGATACATTCCGTGCGGCGGCCGGAGAACAGTTAAAAGAATGGGCGAACCGTTCGCAGGCAGAGCTGATCGGCGGACAGGAGGGATCTGATCCGGCATCGGTTGTGTTTGATGCTGTTGCGGCAGCAAAGGCGCGGCATGCAGATGTGCTGATGATCGATACAGCCGGACGTCTGCACAATAAAAAGAATCTGATGGAAGAACTCAGAAAGATGAATAAGATCATTGACCGGGAATTCCCTGAGGCATACAGAGAGACATTGGTTGTTCTGGATGCAACAACAGGACAGAATGCCCTGCAGCAGGCGAAGGAATTCAACGATGTGGCAGAGATTACAGGGATCGTTTTGACAAAGATGGATGGAACCGCAAAAGGAGGAATCGCAGTTGCCATCCATGCAGAGCTGGGCGTTCCGGTAAAATATATCGGTGTGGGAGAGACTATTGACGATTTGCAGAAATTTAATGCAGATGATTTCGTGAATGCGTTATTCGAAAGACCGAAAGATGATGAGGCTTCAGAAGAGGTTTCAGAAAACGAATAA
- the ilvA gene encoding threonine ammonia-lyase, producing MLTLEKFKQASAIVKEVTLPTKLVYSEYLSKQTGADVYLKPENMQYTGAYKVRGAYYKISTMSEEDRKKGLVTASAGNHAQGVAYAAKKFGCKATVVMPTVTPLIKVNRTKSYGAEVVLHGDVYDDACAYAMKLAEEEGYTFVHPFDDLDVATGQGSIAMEIFEELPDVDYILAPIGGGGLITGVSTLTKMLNPNVKVIGVEPAAAASMTEALKERHPVTLASANTIADGTAVKRVGEKIFPYAEKNIDEVITVADDDLIGAFLDVVENHKMIVENSGLLTVAALRQLDLKGKKVVSILSGGNMDVITMSSIVQHGLIQRDRIFSVSVLLPDKPGELVRVAATIAKANGNVIKLEHNQFVSTNRNAAVELRITLEAFGTEHKHQIMKALEDEGLSPREVNAKLY from the coding sequence ATGTTAACATTAGAAAAATTCAAACAGGCGAGTGCAATCGTAAAAGAAGTAACCCTGCCAACTAAGCTGGTATACAGCGAATACTTAAGCAAACAGACAGGTGCTGATGTCTATCTGAAACCAGAGAATATGCAGTATACAGGTGCTTATAAAGTACGTGGTGCATATTACAAGATCAGTACAATGAGCGAAGAAGACAGAAAGAAAGGTCTTGTAACTGCGTCTGCAGGTAACCATGCACAGGGCGTGGCATATGCAGCAAAGAAATTCGGCTGCAAGGCAACGGTAGTTATGCCGACAGTTACACCACTGATCAAAGTAAATCGTACAAAGAGCTATGGAGCAGAAGTCGTATTACACGGAGATGTCTATGATGATGCCTGTGCATATGCAATGAAACTGGCAGAAGAAGAAGGATACACATTCGTACATCCTTTCGATGATCTGGATGTTGCAACGGGACAGGGAAGTATTGCAATGGAAATCTTTGAAGAACTTCCGGACGTAGATTATATTCTCGCACCAATCGGTGGCGGCGGTCTGATTACAGGAGTTTCGACACTTACCAAGATGCTGAATCCGAATGTCAAAGTAATCGGTGTAGAACCGGCTGCCGCTGCAAGCATGACAGAGGCATTGAAAGAAAGACATCCGGTAACACTTGCAAGTGCCAATACGATCGCTGATGGTACAGCTGTAAAACGTGTCGGAGAAAAGATCTTCCCATATGCAGAAAAGAATATAGATGAAGTTATTACAGTTGCAGATGATGATCTGATCGGTGCATTCCTCGATGTAGTAGAGAATCACAAGATGATCGTAGAAAATTCAGGCCTTCTGACAGTAGCGGCGCTCAGACAGCTTGATCTGAAAGGAAAGAAAGTCGTATCCATCTTAAGTGGTGGTAATATGGATGTGATTACAATGTCCTCGATCGTACAGCACGGACTGATCCAGAGAGACAGAATCTTCTCTGTATCTGTACTTCTTCCGGACAAGCCGGGTGAACTGGTACGCGTTGCAGCTACAATCGCCAAAGCAAATGGTAATGTAATCAAACTGGAGCATAACCAGTTCGTAAGTACCAACCGAAACGCAGCAGTAGAACTTCGAATCACTCTGGAAGCATTCGGAACCGAACACAAACACCAGATTATGAAAGCCTTAGAAGACGAGGGCTTAAGTCCGAGAGAAGTTAACGCAAAACTTTATTAA